The region AAACTTTTAAACGTAGTTGTGCTTTCTCTTTGCAGGGTTTAAAGCGGAGTGGCTGGCAGTAAAGGACGAACACCTGTACGTAGGTGGTCTGGGGAAAGAGTGGACGACCACCGAGGGCGAGTTTGTCAACAACAACCCAGAGTGGGTTAAAGTGGTGGGCTTCAGGGGGGACGTGCAGCATGAGAACTGGGTACCCAGGTACAAATCTATGAAGTCAGCTGCAGGGATTGAGCCACCAGGTGAGGAACATctgttctttctgtttctgcccctgtttctctctctctctgcttcacTTCATTCACCCCTGATTCATCTCCGCAGGGTATTTTATCCACGAGTCGGCCGCCTGGAGCGACACCCTCCAGCGCTGGTTCTTCCTGCCTCGCCGCGCCAGCAAAGACCGCTATGAGGAGACGGCGGACGAGCGCCGCGGGACCAACCTCGTCCTGAGCTGCTCGCTAGATTTCAAAGACATCAAAGTGAGCCGCGTGGGGCCGCATCTCCCCACTCACGGCTTCTCCTCGTTCAAGTTCGTTCCCAACACGGATGACCAGATCATTTTGGCACTCAAGTCTGAGGAAGACGCAGGAAAGATCGCAACGTACATCACAGCCTTCACTCTTGATGGACGCATTCTCCTACCTGAGACTAAGATTGGGGATGTGAAATATGAAGGTGTAGAGTTTATATAGAAAGCTCAAAGATGGAGGTTCTTGCTCTTGAGGCCACTGCACTGTGGTTCAAGTTTGTTTACAATCCAGTCACTGTTGGACTTACCACACTTGCTGCTTCCTGAAAAACCCATCACCGAAGCCCTTCAAGGCTTGTCTTCAATGCAGACAGCAGACCTTAAGGCTTAGTCTGCAAAATATGTTCATCTTGTGAGTTTGGGGATTGTGTAAGACTCTTTAAGCATTGTCAGCTTGTTTTCTGAAAGGTGAAATGTGGCTTTTGAcagtactgttgcctttcttgCAATGAATGTATACAAAGAATTGATTTATAAAACTGTGAGTTGTTTTTAGTTTCAGTAAATGATGCAAATTCATTTACATACTGTACACTCTGAGCgttattttgttttctcctgCGCTCCAATGTAAACACTCTTATGCGTTTTTTCTCTCAACATGATCTGAAGGATGCTTTTATAAAACTGGAATTCTGCtgtgtgggattttttttttttctttttatttgatttttaagaAGTGGGGGGCTCACAGTAAAAGATTGATTTCTTATTCTCCGAATCTTGTCTCTTTACTTCAAGTGTGCATGTGAGAGGCAGACATTTCAAGCGAGACgtgttcaagaaaaaaaaaaacactgtcccTAAACAACTTTCAGATCCACAAGCAGTTTTGCAGTGGTTTGCTGGTTCCGctttaatgcaaaatgaaaCTTTGGGAAATTGGTGGGAGTAGTTGAGTGCAGCGACAGAATATATTCAGCATCCCCCTTTTACACTTGTCTTCAGCGGGAGTGAGGTTTGAGTTGCAGACCTAAAGAGGGAGAACAGTGGAGACTCAGAGGGATCAAAGGTAGGTACCTTTATTAGAGATAATGACCCAttatttagcctttaaatacataaatataatatatttcGGGGAAAagaatgtttaaattatttaaatccccGTCGAACGTTTGTTTCTCATATGGCTCCTTTTTTCTACACTAGAATTTGGACATGTTCCCACATCACAATCTACTTGTTGCTTTTGTCCTTCTTCTCCTGTATGTCTCTGGAAGAGCATACAGGCTGGACATTCTTAGTAAGTCATCCCAGTTGCTTCTAATTTGTTTGGGGGAAAACAAATATAGCTAGTCATGCAAAATAAGCAATGCTtctgtgtgtaaaaaaaaaagattttttatatatatatatattttttttatgcatgtgCTGTAGGATGATATTGCTCTGGTTATGAGTCAAGAGTTGAGGATGAACTTTAGATtgtgtaaatatgtttaaaactgTTATGTGTCCTTGGTCTGTTTTTACTTTCAGAGAGAAACTCTGAGCCAAAGGAAGGTGATGTGAGGCTGTTTGGTTCTGAGAGCCCCTCAGAGGGCCGTGTTGAGGTCTACCATGATGGCAAATGGGGAACAGTGTGTGACGACAACTGGGACATGGCTGAAGCCCAGGTGGTTTGTCGTCAGCTCAACTTCCCCGGAGCCAAATCCACTGTCATTGGGAAGGACTATGGACAAGGTGACCTTTGCTTCCATTTATCTTCCACCAGATGGCAGTAAAGGGACTTCCATCAGTGGAGAGTTGTGATTCCAGAGCAACATTTTAATTCACTTCTCCTTCTaggtgtgtttttgttattgctCAAAGATTTGACATTTattccttttaatttttttttttgttgtcattttagcgacTGGACCCATTTGGCTGGATGACATTGCCTGTGAAGGGAAAGAGAGACAGCTAGTGTCTTGCCGATTCAGTGGGTGGGGAATAACTGACTGCAGCCATAAAGAGGATGCTGGAGTTATCTGTGAAACAGGAAGTAAGTTATTCCAAACATACGTGGAAAGTAAGTCTTGTATAATCTCTTACTGCAGCTCCTTCCACATCAAGTGGGACAAATGTATATGTATTTGATATATATacaaatgtgttaaaaaaacgaaaaaataaatctatccCTTATAGCAGTAGCACAAtgttaaaacataaatgtgttaaacaataactaaatgatttaactttaaattCACTTACTTTGTCCTTcttgaaaaaaatatgttatgACACATGGGTCTCTTTCCTTTTTATAAAGAGGAAAGACAAGCAAACATACGTTTTAAGTCATTCAGATGCGTGTTGAACTTTATATGCATGTGAACGCATGTCAAATAATGACCTTTAAAGTCATGATAATTTTCTGCTTGTTTAAAActgtaaagttttaaaataaatcaatttcgtCTATCTCATGCTAAGAATGTTTCAGTTCATATTGGTGACCTTGAGCACAGAAATGCTTccattttctctgaaaattaaATCATTGGGGTTTTGTTTAACATCTAATCTTTAAATGTACAGcaagctttgttttgttttaactttgtGCACCTGCAGTAGAGACCCAATCCAGCTGAAAACAGCAAAATTACAATTTGATATGGTATACGTTTCAAGTCTGGATGTCAAGAACCCCTAAGAAATCCAGACCGAACCATCGAACCAACAACTTCCTAGTATCTAGAGTGACCTCCCTAGGCACACAGAACCGCTGATTCCTCGGAGAGATAGAAACAGACTTGATAAAACCTTGAGCAAAAACCTATCATGATTCCAAGGAAACTAATGGTCTTCTGACCCAAAAGTAGactttttattgtcttgttCTATTGTCGTGTTGGTTCTGTTTGGGAACTGAAGTCTTGTTCCTCTTAAGTTTCTTCACTGTTTTCTACCAACATGGGCAGGTATTTAGAACTCCAAACTGACCCTTAAATTTAATGTTTAGGTGTCTGTTTAAGGTTCCTAATTCTTAACTTaagtaataatttaaatataatgGTTAATTTACtaatattgtaattattaactTTTTTAGTCACTTTTTCCAATTTAATGATACAAATTTCAATTGAAGTACCATTATTTTGATACtgagaaaatgttaaatataaaatatggtGGGGTCCTCGATTACGTAAAACAATTTACCTTTCAGATGGATTTTTGATCACTTTTATTAAATTGATCAGATGTTAAATATAGAAACATAATGATGTACCGTTTAAAGGTCCTCATTTCCTACAGAGGATACTATGTGTTATCTATCTATTGTTTATTATAGGAGCCATGATAAAAACGTTTACTGGAATGATGACAAGCAAATGTTTCTTGCCAACCAAGCAGAGCGGCAGGTAAAATCTCCAAACTTCCCCGTTAGAGAACTGAGGGCCATCTAGGGATGTATCAGAATACTGAAAATGGGTTGTCACTGGGTATTTAGGCAGGAGaatgattaataaaataaacagcaaatacagaaatggttcaccagacacaaaaccaaccttCCATGGCCATCTCGATCTGTAGCTCTAATTCCTATAGGAAAACTCTGGTGTTAGCGGACGACAAGAGAGCCTAACACAGCATGTAGGATTCTTGGTAATCTAAAGAAATGTTGTTGAGAGGAAACTTTGAGGATAGCTCTCGTTGTATGCCTCATAAAGTGTTACAGCAGATGATTATATTTGATCTTATTAGCAAACGGGGgcaaatattacaaaatatcAACAGCGGGATCCCAATAATATTGCTAAATGTGATTTAATCTTAAACAAAAAATTCTGTTACTATAATATAAGTTTAACATGTTTCAAACAACATTTTCATGGCAACCAAAAGTTGTGGATGCTGCTATTTTTTCCTGCATTCCAAATACTCATTGGTTTATTTGTTTGATTCCAGGTAATGTGACAATAAGTGACTCTAAGTACTCACTGGACCACAGCATCAGCCTCTCAGGTGACCTCGGTCAAATCTTTGACAGTGGGACCGCTTGTGATTTCCTGATCACTTTCCAGACCCCCACTGGAAACAAAAAAGATGATGGGACCCCGGAGATGACTGAGACTATAATTTGTGCATACAAAGTCATCCTGATGTTTTACCCATACTTCAGTTCCTCAGCGGGGTCAAATAACATCACCGTGACTGTCAACAAACCCTGCCAGCCGTACCTTACCTCCTTCATCAGGTAGGCTGAAGCTAATGCGAAATGATATTCTCCTTAACACTTAATCCTTTATCtattttttaatatgttcttTTTCAGGTATCTGCACACCCGTAAGACTGATGTGACCCACTCCTCTGTGATGTGCCTCCATCAGCTTGCTTCAGACTTTGGTGTAAAGCAGCTGATGGAGGACATAGGTCGGCTGTTCTCCAACATCCTACCAGATGACGTTTCCTTTTACTCCCAAGTTTTACTTTACAAATATGCAGTTGAGTCAAAGGACTTAGTCCTCGAGGAAAACTGCATCCAGTACCTGGCCTGGAACTTCCAAAACCTGACCAGTTCTCCAGTTTGGGCCGAGTTTCCTGTGGAGCTCCTTCATGCCCTTCTTGTCCGCTCAGATTTGGTAGTGCCTGATGAGTATTTTTTACTTCACGCTCTGGAAAACTGGATCACAAACAATGCTGGTTCCATGACTTCAGAAAGCCAGGTCAACTTGCTCCGTCTGGTCCGTTTCCCCATGATCCCTGCTGAGAAGCTGTATGAGCTGGAGTCCACGTCTCCTCTCTGCAAGACTCACAGGGATATGTATCGTGACAGTATCTTAAAAGCATATCAATTCAATGTTCTACTCTACAATAATCAGACCGAGTTAATGTTAAACAAAGACAATGATGATTACAAGCCCAG is a window of Girardinichthys multiradiatus isolate DD_20200921_A chromosome Y, DD_fGirMul_XY1, whole genome shotgun sequence DNA encoding:
- the LOC124864542 gene encoding galectin-3-binding protein B-like, coding for MFPHHNLLVAFVLLLLYVSGRAYRLDILKRNSEPKEGDVRLFGSESPSEGRVEVYHDGKWGTVCDDNWDMAEAQVVCRQLNFPGAKSTVIGKDYGQATGPIWLDDIACEGKERQLVSCRFSGWGITDCSHKEDAGVICETGSNVTISDSKYSLDHSISLSGDLGQIFDSGTACDFLITFQTPTGNKKDDGTPEMTETIICAYKVILMFYPYFSSSAGSNNITVTVNKPCQPYLTSFIRYLHTRKTDVTHSSVMCLHQLASDFGVKQLMEDIGRLFSNILPDDVSFYSQVLLYKYAVESKDLVLEENCIQYLAWNFQNLTSSPVWAEFPVELLHALLVRSDLVVPDEYFLLHALENWITNNAGSMTSESQVNLLRLVRFPMIPAEKLYELESTSPLCKTHRDMYRDSILKAYQFNVLLYNNQTELMLNKDNDDYKPRIYTSDTWSIAIDPWTESSSSLHQNQYEYRYQYGSYDYYPTYGQPTLHKELRTPLHNSLLFKNNMITWEADFFKTQSDCSRRGLRCESVPVTRLARQNQYQSESSVLYHNRLLLICQNKYVCQIQGFKGNLAYVNTNSTQVLAYSCPDDNYTYRFVVRPEYV